From one Oncorhynchus clarkii lewisi isolate Uvic-CL-2024 chromosome 6, UVic_Ocla_1.0, whole genome shotgun sequence genomic stretch:
- the LOC139411959 gene encoding probable G-protein coupled receptor 21 — MNSSSSDVNQSSSPFCLLGLGYSYNLNTCVLEVSVILFLTILIISGNLVVIFVFHCAPLLHHHTTSHFIQTMAYADLLVGVSCLVPSLSLLHYLKGLDEELTCKVFVYLVSVLKSVSMASLACISVDRYIAITRPFSYATLVTPCRLRVCIGLIWLYSALIFLPSLFGWGKPGYHGDIFCWCATSWQTDPCFSSFIVAVLYAPATLTVCFTYGSIFLICRQHTRKIIQRLTRFGPQGNERGERGEGCLDKRYAMVLFRITSVFYVLWMPYIVYFLLESAGLYCDLVASFLTTWLAISNSFCNCLIYSLSNSMFRKGLGRLFTSLFSPCLELDCCTEGKKGPAPPSQRPAQAC, encoded by the coding sequence ATGAACTCTTCCTCCTCTGATGTGAACCAAAGCAGCTCTCCTTTCTGCCTGCTGGGCCTGGGCTACTCCTACAACCTCAACACCTGCGTGCTGGAGGTGTCCGTCATTCTCTTCCTCACCATCCTCATCATCAGCGGCAACCTGGTGGTGATCTTTGTGTTCCACTGTGCTCCACTGcttcaccaccacaccaccagccACTTCATCCAGACCATGGCCTATGCAGACCTCCTGGTGGGGGTGAGTTGTCTGGTACcctccctgtccctgctccactACCTCAAGGGGCTGGACGAGGAGCTCACCTGTAAGGTGTTTGTCTACCTGGTGTCTGTGCTGAAGAGTGTGTCCATGGCGTCTCTGGCTTGTATTAGTGTTGACCGCTACATCGCTATCACACGGCCGTTCTCCTATGCTACGCTGGTCACACCATGTCGCCTGCGCGTCTGTATCGGCCTCATCTGGCTCTACTCCGCCCTCATCTTCCTGCCCTCCCTCTTCGGGTGGGGGAAGCCTGGCTACCACGGAGATATATTTTGCTGGTGTGCGACCTCGTGGCAGACCGATCCGTGCTTCAGCTCATTCATCGTGGCTGTGCTGTATGCTCCAGCCACCCTCACTGTGTGTTTCACCTATGGGAGCATCTTCCTCATCTGCCGTCAGCACACCCGCAAGATCATCCAACGCCTCACACGCTTCGGCCCCCAGGGGAACGAGAGGGGCGAGCGTGGTGAAGGGTGCCTGGATAAGCGCTACGCCATGGTGTTGTTCCGTATTACCAGCGTGTTCTACGTGCTCTGGATGCCCTACATCGTCTACTTCCTGCTGGAGAGCGCCGGCCTCTATTGCGACCTGGTGGCCTCCTTCCTCACCACATGGCTAGCCATCAGCAACAGCTTCTGCAACTGCCTCATCTATAGTCTCTCCAACAGCATGTTCCGGAAGGGCCTGGGCCGCCTGTTCACATCACTTTTCTCCCCCTGTCTGGAACTGGACTGCTGCACCGAGGGGAAGAAGGGTCCTGCTCCACCCAGCCAGCGCCCAGCCCAGGCCTGCTAG